The following proteins come from a genomic window of Paucimonas lemoignei:
- a CDS encoding polysaccharide deacetylase, protein MSADYPRDLIGYGSNPPHPRWPGNARIALSFVLNYEEGGERNILHGDKESEAFLSEMVSAQPLQGERNMSMESLYEYGSRAGVWRILKLFKQFDIPLTIFAVAMAAQRHPDVIRAMVADGHEICSHGYRWIDYQYMDEAKEREHMLKAIRILTEITGERPLGWYTGRTGPNTRRLVMEEGGFLYDCDTYDDDLPYWEPNNPTGKAHLVIPYTLDTNDMRFTQVQGFNNGEQFFQYLKDAFDVLYAEGSEAPKMLSIGLHCRLIGRPARLAALKRFIEYAKSHEQVWFTRRVDIARHWHAEHPYQPEPSQ, encoded by the coding sequence GTGAGTGCCGACTACCCTCGTGACCTGATCGGTTATGGCAGCAACCCGCCCCACCCTCGTTGGCCTGGCAATGCCCGCATCGCCTTGTCCTTTGTGCTCAATTACGAGGAAGGCGGCGAGCGCAATATCCTGCATGGCGACAAGGAATCCGAAGCGTTTCTGTCAGAGATGGTTTCAGCGCAGCCCTTGCAGGGCGAGCGCAACATGAGCATGGAGTCGCTCTACGAATACGGCAGTCGCGCCGGTGTGTGGCGCATCCTGAAGTTGTTCAAACAGTTTGATATCCCCCTCACCATCTTCGCCGTGGCCATGGCTGCCCAGCGCCACCCGGATGTGATCCGCGCCATGGTCGCCGACGGCCACGAAATCTGCAGCCACGGTTATCGCTGGATCGACTACCAGTACATGGACGAGGCCAAAGAGCGCGAGCACATGCTCAAGGCCATCCGCATCCTCACCGAGATCACCGGCGAACGCCCGCTGGGCTGGTACACCGGCCGCACCGGGCCGAACACTCGACGGCTGGTGATGGAAGAAGGCGGCTTTCTGTATGACTGCGACACCTATGACGACGACCTGCCCTACTGGGAGCCGAACAACCCCACCGGCAAGGCGCACCTGGTGATTCCGTACACCCTGGACACCAATGACATGCGCTTTACCCAGGTTCAGGGTTTCAACAATGGCGAGCAGTTTTTCCAGTACCTCAAGGACGCGTTCGACGTGCTGTACGCCGAAGGCAGCGAAGCGCCGAAGATGCTCTCCATCGGCTTGCATTGCCGCCTGATCGGCCGCCCGGCCCGATTGGCAGCGCTCAAGCGTTTTATCGAATACGCGAAAAGCCACGAGCAGGTCTGGTTCACCCGGCGCGTCGACATCGCCCGCCATTGGCACGCCGAGCATCCTTACCAGCCGGAGCCGTCGCAATGA
- the uraD gene encoding OHCU decarboxylase, whose product MTRFATLQPSTLSRDAFIATFADIYEHSPWVAAAAYDQGQLSELDDIQTLHARMSEILLSADHARQLALINAHPDLAGKAAVQGQLTESSTHEQAGAGIHECTPEEFQRFTELNDAYKTRFAFPFIMAVKGSNRHQILAAFETRIHHPADAEFACALAEINKIALFRLQAL is encoded by the coding sequence ATGACCCGCTTTGCCACGCTGCAACCTTCAACGTTGAGCCGGGACGCGTTCATCGCGACCTTTGCCGACATCTACGAGCATTCACCCTGGGTCGCTGCCGCCGCTTACGATCAAGGCCAGCTCAGCGAACTGGACGATATCCAGACCCTGCACGCCCGGATGAGTGAGATCCTGCTCAGCGCCGATCATGCCCGGCAATTGGCGCTGATCAATGCCCACCCGGACCTCGCAGGTAAAGCTGCCGTGCAAGGCCAACTGACTGAATCCAGCACTCACGAACAAGCCGGCGCAGGCATCCACGAGTGCACGCCTGAGGAGTTTCAGCGCTTTACCGAACTCAACGATGCCTACAAAACCCGCTTCGCCTTTCCGTTCATCATGGCGGTCAAAGGCAGCAACCGACACCAGATACTCGCCGCCTTCGAAACCCGCATTCATCATCCGGCCGACGCCGAATTTGCCTGCGCCCTGGCCGAGATCAACAAGATTGCCCTGTTTCGCTTGCAAGCCCTTTAA